A single region of the Deinococcus ruber genome encodes:
- a CDS encoding ABC transporter substrate-binding protein, whose protein sequence is MKTLLMTVGLLALSSAGAVKVGVLLPLSGASSVTGQAARNGYQLALDEINKAGGVLGKPLELAISDDGSSPAKAVPEFVKLVTVDKVDFMAGGVSSATSIAISGPAKQYNTFMAWIGAAAVPVEDAFADDKYFFHYHPWAYYNFDAILSYFRYLKTYKGAKSIAIAYEDGPFGSAGIDATVAAFKKAGFNVVLTEKFKTGSGNFGPLVSKAKAANPDILYWIGYDTDALPLATEVKQQNLKLGLLYGTPPSWPVGFEKNPLADNVAGLSLWLPSSPQAESRKFVAAYKAKYGTVTDEYFAPLAYVNLKTLAAAINRAGSTDKDAVAAELAKTNVPTPFGPLTFSKSNKTQYQGFKAGNWLHFQFQGDARVPVFPIKFAQKPMVYNK, encoded by the coding sequence ATGAAAACACTGTTGATGACGGTCGGGCTGCTCGCGCTGTCCAGTGCAGGTGCGGTGAAGGTCGGGGTGCTGCTGCCGCTTTCCGGGGCGAGCAGCGTCACGGGGCAGGCGGCCAGAAACGGGTATCAGCTGGCCCTCGACGAGATCAACAAGGCGGGCGGCGTGCTCGGCAAACCGCTGGAACTGGCCATCTCCGACGACGGCAGTTCGCCCGCCAAGGCGGTGCCCGAGTTCGTCAAGCTGGTCACGGTGGACAAGGTGGACTTTATGGCGGGCGGCGTCAGCAGCGCCACCAGCATTGCCATTTCAGGCCCGGCCAAGCAGTACAACACCTTCATGGCCTGGATCGGAGCGGCCGCAGTGCCGGTCGAGGACGCCTTCGCAGACGACAAGTACTTCTTTCACTATCATCCCTGGGCGTATTACAACTTCGACGCCATCCTGAGTTACTTCCGCTACCTGAAGACCTACAAGGGTGCCAAGAGCATCGCCATCGCGTATGAGGACGGCCCCTTCGGATCGGCGGGCATCGACGCCACCGTGGCGGCCTTCAAGAAAGCGGGCTTCAACGTGGTGCTGACCGAAAAATTTAAGACCGGGAGCGGCAATTTCGGGCCGCTGGTGAGCAAGGCCAAGGCCGCCAATCCTGACATTCTGTACTGGATCGGGTACGACACCGACGCCCTGCCGCTCGCCACTGAAGTGAAGCAGCAGAATCTGAAACTGGGGCTGCTGTACGGCACGCCGCCGAGCTGGCCGGTGGGCTTCGAGAAGAATCCGCTGGCAGACAATGTGGCCGGGCTGAGTCTGTGGCTGCCCAGCAGTCCGCAGGCCGAAAGCCGCAAGTTCGTCGCCGCCTACAAGGCCAAGTACGGCACCGTGACCGACGAGTATTTCGCGCCGCTCGCCTACGTCAACCTCAAGACGCTGGCCGCTGCGATCAACCGGGCGGGCAGCACCGACAAAGACGCGGTGGCTGCCGAACTCGCCAAAACCAACGTGCCCACGCCCTTTGGCCCCCTGACGTTCAGCAAGAGCAACAAGACCCAGTACCAGGGTTTCAAGGCGGGCAACTGGCTGCACTTTCAGTTTCAGGGCGATGCCCGCGTGCCGGTCTTTCCGATCAAATTCGCGCAGAAGCCGATGGTGTACAACAAGTAG
- a CDS encoding branched-chain amino acid ABC transporter permease yields MSAATRPERPARGVVTARRSLTLLGLYAVLAVAVPFLPLGDRADYLLQIAFFTLVAGILALSWDILARSGQVSLAHAAFYGLGAYGYALLLKAGVPWGAAMLLASLLAGVVSVVLGAVTMRLNGIYFAIATLAFTEVVRTIIQNLPEAVAGGATGLLVPALLGGNARGQYFLALALLGLTAAVSLAVRLSRLHPAFAAIRQGEETARVLGVPVARYKLLAFFISSSLAALGGVLFAGKTFFINPLETFSLANSIAPLTTSIFGGLYTTLGPVLGATVLRLAEELLHSAVQNGYLVVYGLVLILSILWLPRGLMGLLRRGRAGGDL; encoded by the coding sequence GTGAGTGCGGCCACGCGGCCCGAACGCCCGGCGCGGGGCGTGGTCACCGCCCGGCGCTCGCTGACGCTGCTCGGTCTGTATGCCGTGCTGGCCGTCGCCGTTCCGTTTCTGCCGCTCGGAGACCGGGCCGATTACCTGCTTCAGATCGCGTTCTTCACGCTGGTCGCGGGCATTCTGGCGCTGTCGTGGGACATCCTGGCCCGCAGCGGACAGGTGAGCCTGGCGCACGCCGCCTTCTACGGGCTGGGCGCTTACGGGTACGCGCTGCTGCTCAAGGCTGGCGTGCCCTGGGGAGCAGCCATGCTGCTGGCGTCGCTGCTGGCGGGTGTGGTCAGTGTGGTGCTGGGCGCGGTCACCATGCGCCTGAACGGCATCTATTTCGCCATCGCCACGCTGGCCTTCACCGAGGTCGTTCGCACCATCATCCAGAATCTGCCGGAAGCCGTGGCGGGCGGCGCGACCGGTCTGCTGGTGCCCGCGCTGCTGGGCGGAAATGCACGCGGACAGTACTTTCTGGCACTCGCCCTGCTGGGCCTGACGGCGGCGGTGAGTCTGGCCGTCCGGCTCAGCCGACTGCACCCCGCGTTCGCGGCAATCCGGCAGGGCGAGGAGACCGCGCGGGTGCTGGGCGTGCCGGTGGCCCGGTACAAGCTGCTGGCCTTCTTCATCAGCTCGTCGCTGGCGGCTCTGGGGGGCGTGCTGTTCGCGGGCAAGACCTTCTTCATCAACCCGCTGGAAACCTTCAGTCTCGCCAATTCGATTGCCCCGCTCACCACCAGCATCTTCGGCGGACTGTACACCACGCTGGGGCCGGTGCTGGGAGCCACAGTGCTGCGGCTGGCCGAAGAGCTGCTGCACAGCGCGGTCCAGAACGGCTATCTGGTGGTGTACGGCCTGGTGCTGATTCTCAGCATTCTGTGGCTGCCGCGCGGCCTGATGGGTCTGCTGCGCCGGGGCAGAGCCGGAGGCGACCTGTGA
- a CDS encoding 3-hydroxybutyrate dehydrogenase, with product MAQRQDVSPTQPRTGEPRTALVTGGTSGIGLACARRLQADGLRVAVLDLDRPDAREVAAQHGLKFVGADLSRRSDTVEAVKTAVSLLGGLDVLVNNAGFQHIDPIATFPEDTWDAMMHVMLTAPFLLLKYAWPFLIRSGHGRVVNIASIHAQVASPYKSAYVSAKHGLLGLTRVAALEGADHGLTVNAICPAYVRTPLVERQLADQARTRGISEAEVISTVMLESAAIKRLLEADDVGALLSYVVSPAAWGMTGSVLDLDLGWTAR from the coding sequence ATGGCTCAGCGTCAGGATGTATCCCCCACCCAGCCGCGTACCGGCGAACCCCGCACCGCCCTCGTGACCGGAGGAACGAGCGGCATCGGCCTGGCCTGCGCCCGCCGATTACAGGCCGATGGCCTGCGCGTGGCGGTCCTGGATCTCGACCGACCGGACGCCCGTGAGGTGGCCGCGCAGCACGGCCTGAAGTTCGTGGGAGCCGATCTCAGTCGCCGCAGCGACACGGTGGAGGCCGTGAAAACCGCCGTGTCGCTGCTGGGCGGTCTGGACGTCCTGGTGAACAACGCGGGGTTTCAGCATATCGACCCGATTGCCACCTTTCCGGAAGACACCTGGGACGCCATGATGCATGTGATGCTCACCGCACCCTTCCTCCTGCTGAAGTACGCCTGGCCGTTTCTGATTCGCAGCGGACACGGCCGGGTGGTGAACATCGCCAGCATTCACGCCCAGGTCGCCAGTCCGTATAAATCTGCCTACGTCAGTGCCAAACACGGCCTGCTCGGCCTGACCAGGGTGGCAGCGCTGGAAGGGGCCGACCACGGACTGACCGTCAACGCCATCTGCCCGGCCTACGTCAGAACGCCACTCGTCGAGCGTCAGCTGGCCGATCAGGCCCGCACACGCGGCATCAGCGAGGCGGAGGTGATCAGTACAGTCATGCTGGAGAGTGCGGCCATCAAGCGTCTGCTGGAAGCGGACGACGTGGGAGCGCTGCTGAGCTACGTCGTCAGTCCGGCGGCATGGGGCATGACCGGCTCGGTCCTTGATCTCGACCTGGGATGGACGGCCCGCTGA
- a CDS encoding ABC transporter ATP-binding protein — MNGPSVVLSAEGLSKRFGGLKAVQQVSFKVYAGEILAVIGPNGAGKTTLLNLLSGVYRPSEGRLTLLGRDITQSSMEARCHAGLGRAFQIVRPFGEMTVHENVTVGALFGTPGMRLAHARELAQSLLERTGLAALADRPAHELTLLQDKRMEVARALATQPQVLLLDEVMAGLRPAEAQEAVALVRSVRDSGVSVLFIEHIMPVVRDLADRVVVMDQGQVMAEGSYRDVTSNPLVVAAYLGTEPELGAGELHA, encoded by the coding sequence GTGAACGGCCCCAGCGTGGTTCTGAGCGCCGAAGGGCTGAGCAAGCGCTTCGGCGGGCTGAAAGCAGTGCAGCAGGTGAGCTTCAAGGTCTACGCGGGCGAGATTCTGGCAGTGATCGGGCCGAACGGCGCCGGAAAGACCACGCTGCTCAACCTGCTGTCGGGCGTGTACCGACCCAGCGAGGGCCGCCTGACGCTGCTGGGCCGCGATATCACCCAGTCGAGCATGGAAGCCCGCTGTCACGCCGGACTGGGCCGGGCCTTCCAGATCGTGCGGCCCTTCGGCGAGATGACCGTTCATGAGAACGTCACGGTGGGCGCGCTGTTCGGCACACCTGGCATGCGGCTGGCACACGCCCGCGAGCTGGCGCAGTCGCTGCTGGAACGTACCGGACTGGCGGCCCTCGCGGATCGTCCGGCCCATGAGCTGACGCTGCTCCAGGACAAGCGGATGGAAGTGGCGCGGGCGCTGGCGACCCAGCCACAGGTGCTGCTGCTCGACGAGGTCATGGCTGGGCTTCGTCCAGCCGAGGCGCAGGAAGCCGTGGCATTGGTGCGCTCGGTGCGGGACAGCGGAGTGAGCGTGCTGTTTATCGAACACATCATGCCGGTGGTGCGAGACCTGGCAGACCGGGTGGTGGTGATGGACCAGGGGCAGGTGATGGCCGAGGGAAGTTACCGCGACGTGACCAGCAATCCGCTGGTGGTCGCGGCGTACCTGGGCACGGAACCGGAACTGGGCGCCGGGGAGCTGCACGCATGA
- a CDS encoding MerR family DNA-binding transcriptional regulator, with protein MKDMSKIRIGELAEQAGVNTETIRYYERLHHDFRVIRRCLGGQSAVGDVIGQAGHGQN; from the coding sequence ATGAAAGACATGTCGAAGATTCGCATCGGAGAGCTCGCCGAACAGGCCGGGGTGAACACCGAGACTATCCGGTACTACGAACGGCTCCATCATGACTTCCGCGTGATTCGTCGCTGCTTGGGCGGTCAAAGCGCGGTCGGTGACGTCATCGGGCAGGCGGGACATGGTCAGAATTGA
- a CDS encoding SRPBCC family protein: MSEFIIIKVYSQPREVVWKALTDPALIPLWTSTGQGGRPEGFLPQVGTKFRFIGKPFPGWDGTVRCEVLEAQAPVVLRFTWRNKEGDAPSVVTNRLEDVPGGTRLTYEHTGFQGLEGFMMSRLLGNVRRKMLNHGLPAVLKTLDEHGTLRPKDLTVNGV, from the coding sequence ATGAGTGAGTTCATCATCATCAAGGTGTACTCGCAGCCGCGCGAGGTCGTCTGGAAGGCCCTCACCGACCCGGCGCTCATCCCGCTGTGGACGTCTACCGGCCAGGGTGGACGTCCTGAAGGCTTCCTGCCCCAGGTTGGCACCAAATTCCGGTTCATCGGCAAACCGTTTCCTGGCTGGGACGGCACTGTGCGATGCGAGGTTCTGGAGGCCCAGGCGCCGGTGGTGCTGCGCTTCACCTGGCGCAACAAGGAAGGCGACGCGCCCAGCGTGGTCACCAACCGATTGGAAGACGTTCCCGGCGGCACCCGCCTGACCTACGAGCACACTGGCTTTCAGGGCCTGGAAGGCTTCATGATGTCCAGATTGCTGGGCAACGTGCGCCGCAAGATGCTCAACCACGGGTTGCCAGCCGTCCTGAAGACTCTCGACGAACACGGAACACTGCGGCCCAAAGACCTGACGGTGAACGGCGTATGA
- a CDS encoding branched-chain amino acid ABC transporter permease: MNLFLQTLLNGLLQSGLYALVASGLALAVGVLGIVNFAHGEYLMIGAFLAWAASTYLGLDPLLALPLVAAAVFAVGALTYRVSIRHVLLAPELNQMLLTFGLGILLQNLALMLLGGNTRTVSTPYQASSLQLGSLSIGGPKAIAFGLAALILGALYTVLYRTSLGRQMRAVAQNRRGAQLIGIHVDRVYLIAFSVSCGLAAVAGVLVSVLLFASPTVGLVFALKAFAIIVMAGLGNLTGVLWASVLLGVAEALVQTYVPGGGGWSDAVFFLMIFGTLVVRSFRGAR, encoded by the coding sequence ATGAACCTCTTTCTGCAAACCCTGCTCAACGGTCTGCTTCAGAGCGGTCTGTATGCCCTGGTGGCGTCCGGGCTCGCCCTGGCGGTGGGCGTGCTGGGCATCGTCAATTTCGCGCACGGCGAGTACCTGATGATCGGGGCCTTTCTGGCGTGGGCGGCAAGCACGTACTTGGGCCTCGATCCGCTGCTGGCGTTGCCGCTGGTGGCTGCTGCCGTGTTCGCAGTGGGTGCCCTGACGTACCGTGTCAGCATCCGGCACGTGCTGCTCGCCCCGGAACTCAACCAGATGCTGCTGACCTTCGGGCTGGGCATTCTGCTTCAGAATCTGGCGCTGATGCTGCTGGGCGGCAATACCCGCACCGTCAGCACGCCGTATCAGGCGAGCAGCCTGCAACTGGGAAGCCTGAGCATCGGTGGCCCCAAGGCCATCGCCTTCGGGCTGGCGGCCCTGATTCTGGGAGCGCTGTACACGGTGCTGTACCGCACCAGCCTGGGCCGCCAGATGCGGGCCGTCGCTCAGAATCGCCGGGGCGCCCAACTCATCGGCATCCATGTCGACCGCGTGTATCTGATCGCCTTCAGTGTCAGTTGCGGGCTGGCGGCGGTGGCGGGCGTGCTGGTCAGTGTGCTGCTGTTCGCCTCGCCCACCGTGGGGCTGGTCTTCGCCCTCAAAGCCTTTGCCATCATCGTGATGGCGGGCCTGGGCAACCTGACAGGGGTGCTGTGGGCGTCGGTGCTGCTCGGCGTCGCGGAAGCCCTGGTCCAGACGTATGTGCCGGGCGGCGGCGGCTGGAGCGACGCCGTGTTCTTCCTGATGATCTTCGGCACGCTGGTCGTGCGCTCGTTCCGGGGGGCGCGGTGA
- a CDS encoding BTAD domain-containing putative transcriptional regulator produces MIPPPGWRDLTSLRRTRQPTVRGALARPRVTALLAAARVGVVVAPAGYGKTTALTAFPGPLCWLTLDADDADPQVLAAGLALAAEPLAGGGAPAALLDAGAVPRLVAARVGDLLERTGATLVLDDAHHLTHPQSAELLSRLLGGPGQRTRLILLSRVPLALPELTRLDAAGEVARLSVAELAFTPQEVSALAAAQGLHLTPAEVRSAHTLTEGWPIALRFLVQAAVQGRVRLAALDDLHSDAQMGTLFTYLAQEVLGPLDPALRTLLTHSSVFEELTPDLLQSVLEERQAGQLLDALAGSGTFLTRTGEVYRAHPLLRAHLRAQLNPEEITRLAARGAAFFEATGRPRRALAAHLQAGHDTRAAELLARHGRDWLAQGRTHLVLRSVQAVPSAAWTPTLYALAGDALRASSRYAEALARYAQASPLDRALGEARVALDTVQPALAWEPLATAARLMDAAGQAGLQRLQAENLLNAGQLADALALDPELIGGARYCLRSGNLTAALRLATRAAQGETGGARAAQNHREGLLLLSFLQALLGQSTEAEARAREGLAEGVRLESPFVQSLALARLGHALLIQNDLTGAAQVYRDAFEMARGVAGRLQVEPLMGLTVIAARSGDAGSANVQLQDALERSSGDRYMAGLLMLSAGLGQLQGGFPEQAQARLDEARAVLAEIGDSFGQGAADLALYAAAPSPELAACARTAVLRYPSLLAACSLLSPFPQRAQRAVLLARLGEGASSDEALALGAVGRALGYPALPRPDQVPGFEVDVRVLGRLTVSRNGREQRDWGRAKARDLLMLLALHPDGLAREVAQDLLFPDADPPVAERNFRVILHALGQVLEEGAVSGTFLERGDWLRLRPSPDLRVDIHAAWAVLSRPVGSAGRLTELLALPLRVAEVALHVVQETAAQYVNRLSDALVAEAAAALGHGDSERAIQAAERALTLDPAHEPATRVLMRSLHLGGNPAAVARRYSALSTALANLGLSPLPETVALYRALTEL; encoded by the coding sequence GTGATCCCTCCTCCTGGCTGGCGCGACCTGACCTCGCTGCGCCGCACCCGTCAACCCACGGTACGGGGTGCCCTGGCACGGCCCAGGGTCACGGCCCTGCTCGCTGCTGCCCGCGTGGGCGTGGTGGTGGCACCGGCCGGCTACGGAAAAACGACCGCGCTGACTGCGTTTCCAGGGCCGCTGTGCTGGCTGACCCTGGACGCCGACGATGCCGATCCGCAGGTGCTGGCGGCTGGCCTGGCCCTGGCCGCTGAACCCCTGGCGGGCGGGGGCGCTCCGGCAGCCCTGCTCGACGCTGGCGCGGTTCCCAGGCTGGTCGCTGCGCGGGTGGGCGACCTGCTTGAGCGCACCGGGGCCACCCTGGTGCTCGACGACGCGCACCACCTGACGCATCCGCAGAGCGCGGAACTGCTCAGCCGCCTGCTGGGCGGGCCGGGTCAGCGCACCCGGCTGATCCTGCTGTCGCGGGTGCCGCTGGCCCTGCCGGAACTGACCCGGTTGGACGCGGCCGGCGAGGTGGCCCGGTTATCGGTCGCCGAGCTGGCCTTCACGCCGCAGGAAGTCTCGGCGCTGGCAGCGGCACAGGGGCTGCACCTGACACCCGCCGAGGTCCGCAGCGCCCATACGCTGACCGAAGGCTGGCCCATCGCGCTGCGCTTTCTGGTGCAGGCGGCGGTGCAGGGCCGCGTCCGCTTAGCGGCGCTGGATGACCTGCACAGCGACGCTCAGATGGGCACCCTGTTCACGTATCTCGCGCAGGAGGTGCTGGGGCCGCTCGATCCGGCGCTGCGAACCCTGCTGACGCACAGCAGCGTTTTCGAGGAACTCACCCCCGATCTGCTCCAGAGCGTGCTGGAAGAGCGGCAGGCCGGGCAGCTGCTCGACGCGCTGGCTGGAAGTGGCACCTTTCTGACGCGCACTGGCGAGGTGTACCGCGCCCATCCGCTGCTCCGCGCCCACCTGCGTGCTCAGCTCAATCCGGAGGAGATCACGCGGCTGGCGGCCCGGGGTGCGGCGTTTTTCGAGGCCACCGGGCGGCCCCGGCGGGCGCTGGCAGCTCACCTGCAGGCGGGTCACGACACGCGGGCCGCTGAACTGCTGGCGCGCCACGGACGCGACTGGCTGGCGCAGGGGCGCACCCATCTGGTTCTGCGTAGCGTGCAGGCCGTGCCCTCTGCCGCGTGGACGCCCACGCTGTATGCCCTGGCCGGAGACGCATTGCGGGCATCTTCCCGGTACGCCGAGGCGCTCGCCCGGTACGCGCAGGCTTCCCCGCTCGACCGGGCGCTGGGAGAAGCGCGGGTGGCGCTCGACACGGTGCAGCCTGCGCTGGCCTGGGAACCCCTGGCAACGGCCGCCCGTCTGATGGACGCCGCAGGCCAGGCCGGGCTACAGCGCCTCCAGGCCGAGAACCTGCTCAATGCCGGTCAGCTGGCAGACGCGCTGGCCCTCGATCCGGAGCTGATCGGCGGTGCGCGGTACTGTCTGCGGTCGGGCAACCTGACCGCCGCCCTGCGTCTCGCCACCCGGGCGGCCCAGGGAGAAACAGGCGGCGCACGGGCGGCTCAGAATCACCGCGAGGGGCTGCTGCTGCTGAGTTTCCTTCAGGCGCTGCTGGGCCAGAGCACCGAGGCCGAAGCGCGGGCACGCGAAGGGCTGGCCGAGGGGGTGCGGCTGGAAAGTCCGTTCGTGCAGAGTCTGGCACTGGCGCGGCTGGGCCACGCGCTGCTGATTCAGAACGACCTGACAGGGGCCGCTCAGGTGTACCGGGACGCCTTTGAGATGGCACGCGGCGTGGCAGGGCGACTTCAGGTCGAACCGCTGATGGGTCTGACGGTGATCGCGGCCCGGTCGGGCGACGCTGGAAGCGCGAACGTCCAGCTTCAGGACGCGCTGGAGCGCAGCAGTGGCGACCGCTACATGGCAGGGCTGCTGATGCTGTCGGCGGGCCTCGGGCAGCTTCAGGGGGGATTCCCCGAACAGGCGCAGGCCCGGCTGGACGAGGCGCGGGCGGTGTTGGCCGAGATCGGTGATTCCTTCGGGCAGGGGGCCGCTGATCTGGCCCTGTACGCTGCCGCGCCTAGCCCGGAGCTGGCCGCGTGCGCGCGGACGGCCGTCCTGCGGTACCCTTCACTGCTGGCCGCGTGTTCGCTGCTGTCTCCCTTTCCGCAGCGGGCGCAGCGAGCGGTGCTGCTGGCGCGGCTGGGCGAGGGCGCGAGCAGTGACGAGGCGTTGGCCCTGGGCGCCGTGGGCAGGGCGCTCGGATACCCGGCTCTTCCGCGCCCAGATCAGGTGCCGGGATTTGAGGTCGACGTGCGGGTGCTCGGGCGCCTGACGGTCAGCCGCAACGGGCGCGAACAGCGAGACTGGGGCCGCGCCAAAGCCCGCGACCTGCTGATGCTGCTGGCCCTGCATCCCGACGGTCTGGCCCGTGAGGTGGCCCAGGACCTGCTGTTTCCAGACGCTGATCCGCCGGTGGCCGAGCGCAATTTTCGGGTGATCCTGCATGCGCTGGGGCAGGTGCTGGAGGAAGGGGCCGTCAGTGGCACCTTTCTGGAACGCGGTGACTGGCTGCGGCTCCGTCCCTCCCCCGACCTGCGGGTGGACATCCACGCGGCCTGGGCCGTGCTGAGCCGTCCGGTGGGTTCAGCAGGCCGCCTGACCGAGCTGCTGGCCCTTCCGCTGCGAGTGGCTGAGGTGGCGCTACACGTCGTGCAGGAGACAGCGGCCCAGTACGTCAACCGGCTCTCGGACGCCCTGGTGGCCGAGGCGGCCGCCGCCCTGGGACACGGCGACAGCGAGCGCGCCATTCAGGCGGCAGAGCGGGCCTTGACACTCGACCCGGCCCACGAACCAGCAACGCGGGTGCTGATGCGCTCTCTGCATCTCGGAGGGAATCCTGCCGCCGTCGCCCGCAGGTACAGCGCCCTGAGCACCGCGCTGGCGAACCTGGGTCTGTCACCCCTGCCAGAGACGGTGGCGCTCTACCGGGCGCTGACCGAACTGTGA
- a CDS encoding ABC transporter ATP-binding protein — MSAASRGQALVIEHLAAGYGKVQVLWDVNLSVAPGEFVAVIGANGAGKTTTLRAVSGVVRPSAGRILLGGVDITRASPSRIVASGLGHVPEGRELFALMTVRENLELGAAMRAEARAQVSQTLRQVYTLFPRLEERAGQLAGTLSGGEQQMVAVGRALMGRPSVLVVDEPSLGLSPRMTQTVFEALRAVHAEGVTVVLVEQNVGLSLRLADRAYVLENGQVVREGDSAALLADPAVRAAYLAL; from the coding sequence ATGAGCGCCGCCAGCAGGGGGCAGGCACTGGTGATCGAGCATCTGGCTGCCGGATACGGCAAGGTGCAGGTGCTGTGGGACGTGAATCTGAGTGTCGCGCCCGGCGAATTCGTGGCAGTGATCGGGGCCAACGGGGCGGGTAAGACCACCACCCTGCGGGCCGTGAGTGGCGTGGTGCGGCCCAGCGCCGGGCGCATCCTGCTGGGCGGCGTGGATATCACCCGGGCCTCACCCAGCAGGATCGTGGCTTCGGGCCTGGGGCATGTGCCGGAAGGCCGCGAACTGTTCGCCCTGATGACGGTGCGCGAGAATCTGGAACTCGGCGCGGCGATGCGGGCCGAGGCGCGGGCGCAGGTCTCCCAGACGCTGAGGCAAGTGTATACGCTGTTTCCCCGCCTGGAGGAACGGGCCGGGCAGCTGGCGGGCACGCTGTCAGGCGGTGAGCAGCAGATGGTGGCGGTGGGCCGCGCCCTGATGGGCAGACCCAGCGTGCTGGTGGTGGACGAGCCGAGCCTGGGCCTGTCGCCCCGCATGACCCAGACGGTCTTCGAGGCGCTCCGGGCGGTGCATGCCGAGGGCGTGACGGTGGTGCTGGTCGAGCAGAACGTGGGTCTGAGTCTGCGTCTGGCCGACCGCGCCTACGTGCTGGAAAACGGGCAGGTGGTGCGCGAGGGCGACAGCGCGGCGCTGCTGGCCGATCCGGCGGTGCGCGCCGCGTACCTGGCCCTATGA
- a CDS encoding TetR/AcrR family transcriptional regulator: protein MNVSPPVGIPVVAASAAAPLSLRQRRQQELRQQLSDVATQLFLERGFDAVRVADVARACGVTEKTVYNHFPTKESLLSDRWDHSIQALRTQLSDPTTAPVDAALAVLEAELAYLITQGRQHGSSLAQVSRFGALVRATPSLLAHQRGAMDRLTDAAAAALAEQTGRSPEDPEPLITASALTGLWTVFFHSLHRHLRTGDPGQVEVDVLGDLHQAADVLRRGLLHRPTRNTR from the coding sequence GTGAATGTCTCGCCCCCAGTGGGGATCCCCGTGGTGGCTGCTTCGGCAGCCGCGCCACTTTCGCTCCGTCAGAGGCGGCAGCAGGAACTGCGTCAGCAGCTCTCTGATGTGGCAACGCAGCTGTTCCTGGAACGCGGCTTCGACGCTGTACGGGTCGCCGATGTAGCGCGCGCCTGCGGGGTTACCGAAAAGACCGTATACAACCACTTTCCGACCAAGGAGTCGCTGCTCTCCGACCGCTGGGACCACAGCATCCAGGCGCTCCGGACACAGCTCAGCGACCCCACCACCGCACCGGTCGATGCCGCCTTGGCGGTGCTGGAAGCTGAGTTGGCCTACCTGATCACGCAGGGGCGTCAGCATGGCAGCTCACTGGCGCAGGTCAGCCGCTTCGGTGCGCTGGTGCGGGCCACGCCCTCACTCCTGGCGCATCAACGCGGGGCGATGGATCGACTCACCGACGCCGCTGCTGCTGCCCTGGCCGAACAGACAGGGCGCTCGCCTGAAGACCCTGAACCCCTGATCACTGCGTCTGCCCTTACTGGGCTGTGGACGGTCTTCTTCCACAGCCTGCACCGTCACCTGCGGACAGGCGATCCAGGACAGGTTGAGGTCGACGTACTCGGCGATCTACACCAGGCTGCCGATGTGCTCCGCCGGGGCCTCCTCCACCGGCCCACAAGGAACACGCGCTGA